TAGATTCTGCCGGATGTTCTTCATAGTTTTCCGGCTGAGGCGGATCGCTTTCACCAAGTGTTCCAGGTCGCCTCCGACCAGCGTAACATCTGCTGTTTCTATCGCCACATCACTGCCTGTGCCAATGGCGATGCCGATATCGGCGGTGGCAAGAGAAGGCGCATCATTGATGCCGTCACCGACCATGGCGACTTTCTCGCCCTGCTTCTGCAATTCCTTCACCTTCGCTGCCTTCTCTTCCGGCAGCACTTCTGCCAGCACATTCCTGATGCCTACTTCGGCAGCAATAGCTTCTGCCGTTCGTCTGTTATCCCCTGTCACCATGTACACATGAATCCCGAGCGCCTTCAATTCAGAAACGGCTTCTTTGGACGTCTCCTTGATCGTATCTGCAACAGCAATATAGGCTTTGATTTGCTGATCGGCAGCCAGATACATAACTGTTTTTCCTTCCTGTTCCAAACGAGAAAATGCCTCGTCGTAAGGTTCATATGACAGCTGATTCCGTTCCATCCATTTTCTCGTACCGACAAGGATCTGCCTGCCTTCGACGACTGCCTTAATCCCAAAGCCAGGGACAGCCTCAAAGGATTCCGCTTCTCTTTCTATCACGCCGCGCTTCTGACCGTACGTGACGATGGCATCAGCGAGCGGGTGCTCAGATGCCTTCTCAGCTGCGATCAAGTCAGGCAGCCAATCGGCTTCTTCTCCTTGGAGAGTGATGACGTCCGTTACCTCGGGTTTCCCTTTCGTCACGGTACCTGTTTTGTCCAAAAGCACCGTTGTAAGCCCCTGGGTGCCTTCCAAATATTCCCCGCCTTTGAAAAGAATCCCCTGTTCTGCTCCCTTTCCGGTTCCGACCATGATCGATGTCGGTGTCGCCAGTCCCAAGGCACACGGACAGGCAATGACAAGAACAGCGATGGCTGCTTCCAGCGCAGGTGCGATGTCACCGCTCAGGAAAAACCAGAGCAGGAACGTAAGAAGAGCGATTCCGACGACAATCGGAACGAAAATGCCGGAAATGGCGTCCGCAGTCCTTTGGATCGGAGCTTTCGATCCCTGCGCCTCTTCGACGATCCGAACAATGCCGGCAAGGGCGGTATCTTTCCCTATCCGTTCCGCTTCCATCCGAATGGTTCCATTCTTGTTGATGGTCGATCCAATGACTGCGTCTCCTTCCTGCTTTTCCACTGGAAGAGACTCACCGGTTATCATGGACTCATCGACTGCGGAGGTACCTTTAAGCACGCGGCCGTCGACGGGAATTTTCTCCCCGGGTTTCACAAGCAGCGTGTCCCCGACCGTTACTTGGTCGACCGGCACCTTTTCTTCCATTCCTTCTCGGATAACGGTCGCTTCCTTCGCCTGCAGATTCAGCAGGTTCGTGAGCGCGGCTGTCGTCCGTCCCTTCGCCAACGATTCCATCAGCTTCCCGACAAGAATCAGCGTGATGAGGACGGCACTCGTCTCAAAATAAAGCTCCGGCATCCGATCCGGGGCTGCCTGCCAGCGGAACGCTTCGACGACGCTGTAGAAATAGGCGGCGGAAGTACCGAGTGCGACCAGTACATCCATGTTCGCACTCTTATTCCTGAGCGCCCGATAAGCTCCGGAGTAGAACCGGGCACCGATATAGAACTGCACAGGCGTCGCAAGGACGAACTGGAACCACGGATTCATCAGGATACCCGGAACCGGGAGGCCGATATCCCACGGGAGATGAGCGATCATCGTGTATAAAAGAGGCAGGGAAAGCAAGGCAGACACGAACAACTTTATCTTCTGCTGCTTGATTCTCGCTTCTTTTTGTTCCTTCTCGGTTTCACGTTCCTGTTTGATAACCGCCTCATACCCGAGCTTCTTCACTTTGGCAATGATGTCATCTATGGATACACGATCCGGTTCGTATTCGACGAATCCGGCTTCCGTTGCCAGGTTGATGGTCGCCTGTTCCACTCCGTCCATCTTACTCAACACTTTCTGGATCCTCGTCGAGCAAGCCGAACAGGTCATTCCGTGAATGTCGAGTTCCACCTGTTCTTTCTGGACACCGTATCCGAGCTTTTCAATTTTTGCGGTTATATCGGATGGCTGGACGTGTTTGTCATCGTAGTGAATCGTAGCCGTTTCCATCGCAAGGTTGACATTCGCTTCGACACCTTCCATACGGTTCAGGACCTTCTCGATCCGGGTCGAGCACGCGGAACACGTCATCCCGGTGATACCTACGTTCATATCCTTCATCTCTATCCCTCCTATTTGGAGAACTGTTGGATGACTTTCATCAATTCATCAATGGCCTCGTCACCGTTTCCATTTTTAATCGCACCCGCCACACAATGATGGGTATGGCGCTCCAGCAGGGAATGGCCGACTTTCTTCAACGCCTTATCTATCGCTGAAATCTGAATAAGGATGTCGACACAGTAACGGTCCTCTTCGACCATTTTCTGAATCCCTCTCACCTGACCTTCTATACGTTTCAAGCGGTTCACGACCGTATCTTTCTCTTGTACTGTTCTTGGTTTCGCCGGCTTTTTGCCGCTGTTCTCCGGTAAACTATGTTCTTCGCACATATGGATTCCTCCTGTCCATTTCAATATACCCCTATAAGGTATAAATAGTCAACGCAGAGGATTATGTTTATTTTAAAGATTCCTCTATGTTTATGAATACCGCTACCGGGTATAGAAAATAAAAAAGAGGTGAGTAAATGTTAGTCACGGTATCATGGATTGCTCTCAGTATTGGTTTGTTATCTTCCCTCATCATTCTTATCGACATCATCAAACATCCGCAGATGATGGGAGTGATGAATGTTGTCTGGCCGATCAACGGTTGGTTCTTCGGTCCTTTTGCCTTATGGACCTACTTCAAATGGGGCCGCTTGAAGGCAAAGAATATAGAAAAAGAGGATGACCGGGGCAAATCGGCCAAAGTGTTCGTTTCGACGAGCCACTGTTCGGCCGGATGCACGCTCGGCGATGCAGTCGGCGTACCGATCGTTGCGCTGACCGGATTGACTATCGCAGGGACGACCCTGTTTGCGCATTATACGATCGAGTTCATCCTTGCTTATATTTTCGGAATCCTGTTCCAGTTTTATGCGATTTACCCGATGCACAAGAAAAAAGGTGCCGGACATGCAATCAAATCTGCTATCAAAGCGGATTCGCTCTCCTTGATCGCTTTTGAAATCGGCATGTTCGGCTGGATGGCGATTGTCCATTTTGTCTTATTCACACAGCCGCCGCACCCGGATCAAATCACCTATTGGTTCATGATGCAAATCGCTATGATCCTCGGTTTCCTGACGAGCTATCCGGCCAACTGGCTGCTGGTAAAAAAAGGAATCAAGGAAGCGATGTGACCTTTTTTTATGAAAGTCTTTGTTTAACATCGATGATATGTTGGGAAGATACCTGTAGAAACAAATTACGAAAGGATGATGAGAGATGAAGGAACGTATATACATCAGCCCGGCTAAATATGTGCAGGGGCGTAACGCCATTCAAAATAT
This sequence is a window from Bacillus sp. SB49. Protein-coding genes within it:
- a CDS encoding DUF4396 domain-containing protein codes for the protein MLVTVSWIALSIGLLSSLIILIDIIKHPQMMGVMNVVWPINGWFFGPFALWTYFKWGRLKAKNIEKEDDRGKSAKVFVSTSHCSAGCTLGDAVGVPIVALTGLTIAGTTLFAHYTIEFILAYIFGILFQFYAIYPMHKKKGAGHAIKSAIKADSLSLIAFEIGMFGWMAIVHFVLFTQPPHPDQITYWFMMQIAMILGFLTSYPANWLLVKKGIKEAM
- a CDS encoding metal-sensing transcriptional repressor yields the protein MCEEHSLPENSGKKPAKPRTVQEKDTVVNRLKRIEGQVRGIQKMVEEDRYCVDILIQISAIDKALKKVGHSLLERHTHHCVAGAIKNGNGDEAIDELMKVIQQFSK
- a CDS encoding heavy metal translocating P-type ATPase — protein: MKDMNVGITGMTCSACSTRIEKVLNRMEGVEANVNLAMETATIHYDDKHVQPSDITAKIEKLGYGVQKEQVELDIHGMTCSACSTRIQKVLSKMDGVEQATINLATEAGFVEYEPDRVSIDDIIAKVKKLGYEAVIKQERETEKEQKEARIKQQKIKLFVSALLSLPLLYTMIAHLPWDIGLPVPGILMNPWFQFVLATPVQFYIGARFYSGAYRALRNKSANMDVLVALGTSAAYFYSVVEAFRWQAAPDRMPELYFETSAVLITLILVGKLMESLAKGRTTAALTNLLNLQAKEATVIREGMEEKVPVDQVTVGDTLLVKPGEKIPVDGRVLKGTSAVDESMITGESLPVEKQEGDAVIGSTINKNGTIRMEAERIGKDTALAGIVRIVEEAQGSKAPIQRTADAISGIFVPIVVGIALLTFLLWFFLSGDIAPALEAAIAVLVIACPCALGLATPTSIMVGTGKGAEQGILFKGGEYLEGTQGLTTVLLDKTGTVTKGKPEVTDVITLQGEEADWLPDLIAAEKASEHPLADAIVTYGQKRGVIEREAESFEAVPGFGIKAVVEGRQILVGTRKWMERNQLSYEPYDEAFSRLEQEGKTVMYLAADQQIKAYIAVADTIKETSKEAVSELKALGIHVYMVTGDNRRTAEAIAAEVGIRNVLAEVLPEEKAAKVKELQKQGEKVAMVGDGINDAPSLATADIGIAIGTGSDVAIETADVTLVGGDLEHLVKAIRLSRKTMKNIRQNLFWALAYNTAGIPVAALGLLAPWVAGAAMALSSVSVVSNSLRLKRMKL